Within Polyodon spathula isolate WHYD16114869_AA chromosome 29, ASM1765450v1, whole genome shotgun sequence, the genomic segment GCAGTCTGTCCTCACTAAACTAATAGTGTCCAGCTGTCCACTTGAAGGACATGGTCTTGtaccataaaatgaatgtcactTCCAATAACTGTGCTGggcaatattattataaaaaatgaaatttatcaataaaatagaaaatatgttaaagaaaatgtgtatttctctgtcattattttatatttatgtatatgtgtattaaCTTCTAATGGAAACGTTTGCctttgaattcacactgaagacgcactgtatgtttttacTATAAGGGCAACTAaaactgtaattacatttaaaaagacagacatgcacaatcaattttaataaacaacttcaCAACAAGCAGACAGTGTAGTAGTTGTTTCCCCATAATAAGTACAACAAGTGTAACCAGACTTGCAGTGTTTAAGTCCTCACGTGGGTTGGGAGTgctgttctttgtgtgtgtgtgtttcagtgtgcgaTCTTCAGAGCTGGGGGTGCAACCCAGTTGGTCACCACACACAGAGTGCACTCGCTCAGATGCACATGTCCAACAGACCACACAGAACTTCCTCACCCGAAGTTACGTGTACACATTAATATAGGGACTGAAAACCCAAATAATAATccattatatttacattataatatagccgatatataaataaagatccaaaatttgaaaaaaaaaaaaaaaaaacctttaaattcTGACAATTAAACCAGACTGCAGTTCTCCTCCAAGCCAGCAGAGTGTGCCAGCCTCTCCACCACCTTCGCCTCCCGGTACCGGAGCTGTGAGGTCATCAGAGGAAAGACTGGGGGAGCAACCCCATTGGTCAGTCCTCTTCATAATGCACCCGGCAACAGGAGACTCTGAGAAGCGATTGGCtgagactgaaaaaaataaataaatcatacaattatacattatatataccgATACACAACCCTGCACAGCAGCtgcccagcatggggtctatatagagctggaatctagtgcagCTGGCATTgccctgctgtgtgctgggcagagcctggctgtccCCACTGTGCTCTCCCCAGCTCCCACCTCCCCCCGCTGGCAAAACCGCACAGCATCAACCAGGGCTGGAGCGGAACACATGCACCCTCCCCACCAGAACTCTCAGCAGCTcccccagcatggggtctatatagagctggacactagtgcgctggcattgcctgctgtgtgctgggcagagcctggctgtgctgtgctgtgcacagggcaatgctggcaggacctcCCCCCGcccacaaaaccaacacagcgcACTACcctataacactgatacacaaccctgcacagaaccacagcagctgccCAGCATGGGGAACATATAGACCCTGGAATCTAGTCCCCCGCTGGCACCTTGCCTGCCTGTGTGCTGGGCACAGCATCAACCAGGGCTGGAGCTGAACACATGCAATGCTCCCCAGGATCGCACTCCCCCGCACCCACCTCCCCCCCTGTACAGAACCAACAGCAGCTACCAACCATGGTGGAGCGGTCTATATAAGAGCTGGAccatctagtgcgctggcattgcctgctgtgtgctgggcagagcatctggctgtgctgtgcagtgtatTGCAGTATTTACCTCTTTAAAAGACTGTTGACTGCGCTCTACATCACCCGCCTTCAGGGCATCAAGCACAACTGCAGCTTCAGGGAACATTCAACTCCCCTGCGTGGCGGCCCCTTCTTAATTCCAGACCAGAGAGAGACTTCTGcaagatacacagacagacagaaagcacagacagactcccccgcTCCCACCTCCCCCCGCCCACAACACCAACACAGCATCAACCAGGGCGTGGAGCGGAACGCATGCACCCTCCCCACCATCTCTCTCCCCCGCTCCCACCTCCCCCCGcccacaaaaccaacacagcatATCCAGGGCGTGGAGCGGAACTATGCACCCTCCCCACCATCTCTCTCCCCCGCTCCCACCTCCCCCCCTGCCCACAAAGCTAACACAGCATCAACCAGGGCGTGGATTTTAACGCATGGTCACCCTCTCCACCATCTCTCTGCCCCGCTAGTCCCCCCGCATATGTGACCAacaaagctaataagaggtgagagaatggattttaaagatggtcagcgctcctgtaaagggaggggccagtgatcctgttaataaagctaataagaggtgagagaatggattttaaagatggtcagcgctcctgtaaagggaggggccagtgatcctgttaataaagctaataagaggtgagagaatggattttaaagatgcaCCCtcgtcagcgctcctgtaaagggaggggtcagtgatcctgttaataaagctgatgGGATGGATTTGTATCCCAGAATACTCACCAGTCCCGTTGCTATCGACGAATGTGACCTCAAAGCTGTTTCTTCTGGGTTTTTCGGGGTTAAACTCTATGGTGATTTTGGGGTACGCTTCTCCGATCGCCTCTCTCAGGGCTTCGGCATTCCGCAGGTACACTCGTCAgcttttactaaaataaataaatacataaaattaaatGCACCCTAATACCATAATAATAGAAAACCTCCCTGGAcccacaaaaccaacacagcatCAACCAAAACGTGGAGCGGAACTCATGCACCCTCCCCAGATCAGTCTCCCCCGCTGCCACCTCCCCCCGCccacaaatccaacacagcatCAACcagggcgtgtgtgtgtgtgtgcagatctcaggtgttgtgtttcagtggtgtggtCTGCGAGTTGTGTGTGTTTGACAGTCTAGTGTTGGTGTGTTTGTGGCGGTCCctcatgtgtgtgttttttcagtgTGGTGTGTCCTCAGATGTTAAACCAACACAGCATCAACCAGGGTGTGGAGCGGAACACATGCACCCTCCCCACCATCTCTCTGTGCTCCCACCTCCCCCCGcccacaaaaccaacacagcatCAACCAGGGCGTGGAGCGGAACTCATGCACCCTCCCCACCATCTCTCTCCCCCGCTCCCACCTCCCCCCGcccacaaaaccaacacagcatCAACCAGGGCGTGGAGCGGAACACATGCACCCTCCCCACCATCTCTCTCCCCCGCTCCCACCTCCCCCCGcccacaaaaccaacacagcatCAACCAGGGCGTGGAGCGGAACACATGCACCCTCCCCACCATCTCTCTCCCCCGCTCCCACCTCCCCCCGcccacaaaaccaacacagcatCAACCAGGGCTCTGGAGCGGGCACTTTCCTCTTCCTACCTCTAGGGGGCATTGCGGtctaaacaaaaccaacacagcatCAACCAGGGCGTGGAGCGGAACACATGCACCCTCCCCACCATCTCTCTCCCCCGCTCCCACCTCCCCCCGcccacaaaaccaacacagcatCAACCAGGGCATGGAGCGGAACACATGCACCCTCCCCACCATCTCTCTCCCCCGCTCCCACCTCCCCCCGcccacaaaaccaacacagcatCAACCAGGGCGTGGAGCGGAACACATGCACCCTCCCCACCATCTCTCTCCCCTGCTCCCACCTCCCCCCCGcccacaaaaccaacacagcatCAACCAGGGCGTGGAGCGGAACGCATGCACCCTCCCCACCATCTCTCTCCCCCGCTCCCACCTCCCCCCGcccacaaaaccaacacagcatCAACCAGGGCATGGAGCGGAACACATGCACCCTCCCCACCATCTCTCTCCCCTGCTCCCACCTCCCCCCCGcccacaaaaccaacacagcatCAACCAGGGCGTGGAGCGGAACGCATGCACCCTCCCCACCATCTCTCTCCCCTGCTCCCACCTCCCCCCCGcccacaaaaccaacacagcatCAACCAGGGCGTGGAGCGGAACGCATGCACCCTCCCCACCATCTCTCTCCCCTGCTCCCACCTCCCCCCCGcccacaaaaccaacacagcatCAACCAGGGCATGGAGCGGAACACATGCACCCTCCCCACCATCTCTCTCCCCCCCTTGGCAGCTTGGTTTGTTGGCGGTAAAGattattttgcaaaacaattcAGCAACAATCAGAATCAGAACAAAGGCGAATAGATTATCTAGTTACGTCACGGGAGCTGGCATCCCGCAGAGCCCCGAGAAGAGACTTCAACCCCGCAGCGGGCAGAGCCCCGAGAAGCGACTTCAACCCCGCAGCGGGCAGAGCCCCGAGAAGCGACTTCAACCCCGCAGCGGGCAGAGCCCCGAGAAGCGACTTCAACCCCGCAGCGGGCAGAGCCCCGAGAAGCGACTTCAACCCCGCAGCGGGCAGAGCCCCGAGAAGCGACTTCAACCCCGCAGCGGGCAGAGCCCCGAGAAGCGACTTCAACCAGGGCAGCACCCTCCCCACCATCTCTCTCCCCCCCCGCAGCGGGCAGAGCCCCGAGAAGAGACTTCAACCCCGCAGCGGGCAGAGCCCCGAGAAGCGACTTCAACCCCGCAGCGGGCAGAGCCCCGAGAAGCGACTTCAACCCCGCAGCGGGCAGAGCCCCGAGAAGCGACTTCAACCCCGCAGCGGGCAGAGCCCCGAGAAGCGACTTCAACCCCGCAGCGGGCAGAGCCCCGAGAAGCGACTTCAACCCCGCAGCGGGCAGAGCCCCGAGAAGCGACTTCAACCCCGCAGCGGGCAGAGCCCCGAGAAGCGACTTCAACCCCGCAGCGGGCAGAGCCCCGAGAAGCGACTTCAACCCCGCAGCGGGCAGAGCCCCGAGAAGCGACTTCAACCCCGCAGCGGGCAGAGCCCCGAGAAGCGACTTCAACCCCGCAGCGGGCAGAGCCCCGAGAAGCGACTTCAACCCCGCAGCGGGCAGAGCCCCGAGAAGCGATGTCACGGTGTCTTTTATTCACAGGAAAGGCGGTCGAGAAACTGCAGCCCGCTGACCGCCATGTCGGCTCAAGCCGCGCTATGGAGCACGGCGGGCGCGGCTCCGCCTCAGAGCCGGCATGGGGCCGGTTTCACACCCTCTACATTGCGGTCAGTAAAATCTGGCCGGAGCACCCCCATCCCCACGCTTTACGCGTAAGATAAAAAACAGCGTCTTGTATATAAAACTAACTGAATAAAGGTTTAGTTTCACACAAACACGGCGCTCGCTATAGTCCTTACctttctttttggtttgtttaactcGTCTGTGGGGGGGTTTAGAAATACAGATTCCTCTCTGCTTTCTGCAAGACGAGGCGTTTGCGATGCAGCGGGAACGGTGGGCCTGTCTTGTGAGTGGAAGAATATGGTCgtgaggggggaggaggagggaggggggggggggggggggggggaggagggaggggggaggagggggggggggggggggagggaggaggggaggggtaaAATTACCAAtcttgtaatgttgttttttttcctttcaaaaaagtTCAAAAAATCCCTTGTAATAGCGCCGCATCACCGCCAGATGTCAGTGCTGATTAGCCAGAGATGAATGAGAACAACGTGTTGATCAAATACTGCAGAATCTTCTCTTGACTTTTaaacttctttctttctttctttctatcgtGTGCTCCAATAGAAAAGTCATTCTATTGGTTGTGTGTTAGTGCAATTGTCAGctttattaaagttatttaatatcactggactggactggactggaattacattgtaactgcagtttaatatcactagactggactggactggaattacattgtaactgcagtttaatatcactggactggactagaattacattgtaactgcagtttaatatcactggactggactggaattacattgtaactgcagtttaatatcactggactgggctggaattacattgtaactgcagtttaatatcactagactggactggaattacattgtaactgcagtttaatatcactagactggactggaattacattgtaactgtagtTTAAt encodes:
- the selenoh gene encoding LOW QUALITY PROTEIN: selenoprotein H (The sequence of the model RefSeq protein was modified relative to this genomic sequence to represent the inferred CDS: deleted 2 bases in 1 codon; substituted 1 base at 1 genomic stop codon), coding for MPPRGRKRKVPAPEPWLMLCWFCGRGEVGAGERDGGEGACVPLHALVDAVLVLWAGGGGSGGERCKSURVYLRNAEALREAIGEAYPKITIEFNPEKPRRNSFEVTFVDSNGTEVSLWSGIKKGPPRRGXMFPEAAVVLDALKAGDVERSQQSFKESQPIASQSLLLPGAL
- the LOC121302123 gene encoding PML-RARA-regulated adapter molecule 1-like, producing MHPPHHLSPLLPPPPRPQNQHSINQGVERNACTLPTISLPCSHLPPAHKTNTASTRAWSGTHAPSPPSLSPPWQLGLLAVKIILQNNSATIRIRTKANRLSSYVTGAGIPQSPEKRLQPRSGQSPEKRLQPRSGQSPEKRLQPRSGQSPEKRLQPRSGQSPEKRLQPRSGQSPEKRLQPRSGQSPEKRLQPRSGQSPEKRLQPRSGQSPEKRLQPRSGQSPEKRLQPRSGQSPEKRLQPRSGQSPEKRLQPRSGQSPEKRLQPRSGQSPEKRLQPRSGQSPEKRLQPRSGQSPEKRLQPRSGQSPEKRLQPRSGQSPEKRLQPRSGQSPEKRCHGVFYSQERRSRNCSPLTAMSAQAALWSTAGAAPPQSRHGAGFTPSTLRSVKSGRSTPIPTLYA